The Congregibacter litoralis KT71 genome contains a region encoding:
- the rpmA gene encoding 50S ribosomal protein L27 encodes MAHKKAGGSTRNGRDSTSKRLGVKCFGGEQVKAGNIIVRQRGTRFHAGENVRLGKDHTLFATVAGKVEFITRGNKNRKFVRIVGA; translated from the coding sequence ATGGCACACAAGAAAGCAGGCGGTAGTACTCGGAACGGCCGCGATTCAACAAGCAAGCGTCTCGGCGTGAAGTGTTTTGGTGGCGAGCAGGTGAAGGCCGGCAACATCATCGTTCGCCAGCGCGGCACCCGTTTCCACGCCGGCGAGAACGTTCGCCTGGGCAAGGACCACACCTTGTTCGCAACGGTGGCAGGCAAAGTCGAGTTCATTACCCGCGGTAACAAAAACCGTAAATTCGTACGCATCGTTGGCGCCTGA
- a CDS encoding molybdopterin molybdotransferase MoeA, with the protein MTPLLPLSEALEQLLARVATCPEVEQVSLQAALDRILAEDQHAVIDVPPADNSAMDGYALRARDAGRKLPVSERVAAGDAASTLREDSVARIFTGGEIPAGADAVVMQEDMGLVDGVAELPGEIRAGQHIRRKGQDCRAGSRLLPSGRRLRPQDIGLLASQGIAQVPVFQKLTVALLSTGNELREPGSGALPPGAIFNSNRPMLVGLLSTLGCGVLDLGIVRDTPEATREALLDAAARADVIVSSGGVSVGEADHVRDAVRALGEIDLWRIAIKPGKPFAFGHVAATPFIGLPGNPSSAFVTFLLLARPYLCALQGRREAPPITLRARADFTVASPGSRQEYLRVSLSERDSELWAAPYANQSSGVLSSLSASNALAVVPVGETIENGQWLQVMRLDDMLP; encoded by the coding sequence GTGACGCCTCTTCTTCCCTTGAGCGAAGCCCTGGAGCAACTCCTTGCCCGTGTCGCCACTTGCCCCGAGGTTGAGCAGGTATCTCTGCAGGCTGCCCTGGACAGAATTCTGGCGGAGGATCAGCATGCGGTTATTGACGTGCCTCCCGCCGATAATAGCGCTATGGATGGCTACGCCCTCCGGGCCAGGGATGCCGGACGCAAACTACCGGTTAGCGAGCGCGTCGCGGCCGGCGATGCGGCCTCGACTCTGAGAGAGGACAGCGTCGCGAGAATTTTCACCGGCGGAGAGATTCCTGCGGGTGCTGATGCCGTGGTCATGCAGGAAGATATGGGCCTGGTGGATGGCGTTGCCGAGCTGCCCGGCGAGATCCGGGCCGGGCAGCACATCCGCCGTAAAGGTCAGGACTGTCGGGCGGGAAGCCGGCTCCTTCCCTCGGGACGGCGGCTCAGACCTCAGGACATCGGTCTTCTGGCCTCTCAGGGCATCGCTCAGGTGCCCGTATTCCAGAAACTCACGGTAGCCCTTTTATCGACGGGCAACGAATTGCGGGAGCCCGGTTCCGGCGCGTTACCCCCCGGTGCGATTTTTAACAGCAACCGTCCCATGCTCGTGGGTCTCCTCAGTACCCTGGGTTGCGGGGTGCTGGATCTGGGGATTGTCCGCGATACCCCCGAGGCAACCCGGGAGGCGCTGCTGGACGCGGCCGCGAGGGCCGATGTGATTGTGAGCAGTGGTGGAGTATCGGTGGGGGAGGCCGATCACGTGCGCGACGCGGTCAGAGCCCTCGGTGAGATCGACCTGTGGCGTATTGCGATAAAGCCTGGCAAACCCTTTGCGTTCGGCCACGTGGCGGCCACGCCGTTTATCGGTCTTCCCGGCAATCCTTCGTCCGCATTCGTCACGTTTCTGCTGTTGGCGCGCCCTTATCTGTGTGCTCTGCAGGGGCGTCGAGAAGCGCCACCGATCACACTGCGGGCGCGAGCGGACTTTACGGTGGCAAGCCCGGGCAGCCGTCAGGAATATCTGCGTGTCTCGCTGTCGGAGAGGGATAGCGAACTCTGGGCGGCTCCCTATGCCAATCAGAGCTCGGGTGTGCTCTCTTCCCTGTCCGCCAGTAATGCCCTGGCTGTTGTTCCCGTGGGGGAGACCATCGAGAACGGTCAATGGCTTCAGGTTATGAGGCTGGACGACATGCTCCCGTGA
- the galU gene encoding UTP--glucose-1-phosphate uridylyltransferase GalU produces MIKKCMFPVAGYGTRFLPATKSMPKEMLPIVNKPLVQYGVEEAIEAGMTTCAMVTGRGKRAITDHFDISYELEHQISGTAKEGYLDSIRNVLDKGIFTMVRQREMKGLGHAILTGETLIGSEPFGVVLSDDLCINDGPGVLAQMAELYNQFRCSIVAIMEVPAEEVHKYGVIAGESLKDGIYRVDKMVEKPSAEEAPSNLAIIGRYILTPDIFDIIRETAPGANGEVQITDALQIQADRGCVMAYKFKGRRFDCGSVPGFVEATNHMYENHYLKEN; encoded by the coding sequence GTGATCAAGAAATGTATGTTTCCCGTGGCGGGCTACGGCACGCGATTTTTGCCGGCGACCAAGAGTATGCCCAAGGAAATGCTCCCCATCGTCAACAAGCCCCTCGTGCAATATGGCGTCGAAGAGGCCATCGAAGCGGGCATGACAACCTGCGCCATGGTCACGGGCCGCGGCAAGCGGGCGATCACCGACCACTTTGACATCAGCTATGAGCTGGAGCACCAGATCAGCGGCACGGCGAAGGAGGGCTACCTCGACAGCATCCGCAACGTGCTGGATAAGGGCATATTCACCATGGTCCGCCAGCGGGAGATGAAGGGTTTGGGGCATGCGATTCTCACCGGTGAAACGCTGATTGGCAGCGAACCTTTTGGCGTTGTGCTCTCCGATGATCTCTGCATCAACGACGGCCCCGGTGTCCTGGCGCAGATGGCGGAACTGTACAACCAGTTTCGCTGCTCCATTGTCGCGATCATGGAGGTGCCCGCAGAGGAGGTTCATAAATACGGCGTTATTGCCGGAGAATCCCTCAAAGATGGCATCTACCGCGTGGACAAAATGGTGGAGAAGCCCAGCGCCGAGGAGGCGCCGTCAAACCTGGCGATCATCGGCCGCTACATCCTGACCCCCGATATCTTTGACATTATTCGCGAGACAGCACCGGGGGCTAATGGCGAGGTGCAGATTACCGATGCCCTGCAGATACAGGCGGATCGAGGCTGCGTCATGGCCTACAAGTTCAAAGGTAGACGCTTTGACTGCGGTAGCGTGCCCGGCTTCGTAGAAGCCACCAACCACATGTATGAAAACCACTACCTCAAAGAGAACTGA
- the ssb gene encoding single-stranded DNA-binding protein, protein MASRGVNKVILVGNLGADPETRFMPSGGSVTNLSLATSETWKDKQTGLPQERTEWHRIVFFNRLAEVAAEYLRKGSKVYVEGSIRTRKWQDQSGQDRYTTEIVGNEMQMLDSRGGSGGGNDAGFDQSYPEASGGGSRMGAAPQSGSPSPSSSSPSSQPAAMGDIDDDIPF, encoded by the coding sequence ATGGCTTCGCGCGGCGTCAATAAAGTGATTCTTGTGGGCAATCTGGGCGCAGATCCTGAAACGCGGTTTATGCCCTCCGGCGGCTCCGTGACCAACCTCAGTCTGGCCACCTCTGAGACCTGGAAAGACAAGCAGACGGGGCTGCCGCAGGAACGCACTGAATGGCACCGCATCGTGTTTTTCAACCGCCTTGCAGAGGTGGCCGCCGAGTACCTGCGAAAAGGTTCCAAGGTTTACGTTGAGGGCTCCATCCGGACCCGAAAATGGCAGGATCAGTCGGGACAGGACCGCTACACCACGGAAATCGTCGGGAACGAGATGCAAATGCTCGATAGCCGCGGCGGGAGCGGCGGAGGCAACGATGCCGGCTTTGATCAGAGCTATCCGGAAGCGAGTGGTGGTGGATCGAGAATGGGCGCTGCCCCTCAGAGCGGATCACCGTCTCCTTCATCTTCGTCCCCCTCGTCGCAGCCGGCAGCCATGGGTGATATTGACGACGACATTCCATTCTAG
- the rplU gene encoding 50S ribosomal protein L21 — MYAVIESGGKQHRVTEGESLKLEKIEAATGDTIEFDRVLMLGGENTQVGTPLVAGAKVTAEVVSQGRHAKVKIVKFNRRKHYRRETGHRQWFTEVRITGISA; from the coding sequence ATGTACGCAGTGATTGAAAGCGGTGGAAAACAGCACCGCGTGACCGAGGGTGAATCCCTCAAGCTCGAGAAAATCGAGGCGGCAACTGGTGACACGATTGAGTTTGATCGCGTACTCATGCTCGGTGGCGAAAACACGCAGGTGGGAACGCCACTTGTGGCTGGTGCCAAGGTGACTGCCGAGGTGGTTTCCCAGGGGCGTCACGCCAAGGTGAAGATTGTTAAGTTCAACCGTCGTAAGCATTACCGAAGGGAAACCGGACACCGTCAGTGGTTTACGGAAGTTCGTATCACCGGCATCAGCGCGTAA
- a CDS encoding mannose-1-phosphate guanylyltransferase/mannose-6-phosphate isomerase, which produces MLIPVLLSGGVGSRLWPVSREAYPKQFLALASELSMLQDTMARTSDLESAPPLVICNDEHRFMVAEQLRQLSVDPAAIILEPEGRNTAPAVALAAFQAVATDPDALLLVLPADHVIRNPESFTQAVKQGLSKAASGALMTFGVVPDAAETGYGYLRLGERDGDGLFALDSFVEKPDAETAKQYLESGQYHWNSGMFLLSASVYLDELKTHAPDIHSACERAMANAIADLDFLRPDKEAFLGCPSDSIDYAVMERTQRGGVIPLDCGWSDVGAWSTLWQVSERDGDGNVLLGDVMIEGCSDSYLRSESRLIAATGIKNLIVVETPDAILVADRDEVQNVKQIVNRLKAEGRSEASLHQRVYRPWGSYESLIEGDRFQVKRIVVNPGQTLSLQMHHHRAEHWIVVHGTAEVTCEDRVFTLVEDQSTYIPLGHKHRLANPGKIPVELIEVQSGSYLGEDDIVRFEDVYGRSS; this is translated from the coding sequence ATGTTGATACCAGTGTTGTTGTCCGGTGGGGTGGGCAGCCGTTTATGGCCTGTCTCGCGAGAAGCTTACCCTAAACAATTTCTCGCCCTGGCCAGTGAGTTATCAATGCTCCAGGACACTATGGCGCGCACTTCAGATCTCGAGAGCGCACCTCCGCTGGTCATCTGCAATGACGAGCATCGTTTCATGGTAGCGGAACAACTTCGTCAGTTGTCCGTAGACCCCGCGGCCATCATTTTGGAGCCCGAGGGTCGCAACACGGCGCCCGCAGTTGCCCTGGCTGCGTTTCAGGCCGTTGCTACGGACCCCGACGCGCTGCTTCTGGTGCTGCCGGCGGATCACGTTATCCGTAACCCCGAGTCTTTCACCCAGGCGGTGAAGCAGGGCCTCTCCAAAGCCGCGAGCGGTGCGCTCATGACTTTTGGTGTGGTCCCCGACGCCGCAGAGACCGGCTACGGTTATCTGCGTCTGGGGGAGCGCGATGGCGACGGACTCTTTGCCCTGGACAGCTTTGTTGAGAAGCCCGATGCGGAGACGGCAAAGCAGTATCTGGAAAGTGGGCAGTACCACTGGAACAGCGGTATGTTTTTGCTATCCGCCTCGGTGTACCTGGATGAGCTCAAGACCCATGCGCCGGACATCCATAGCGCCTGTGAGCGGGCCATGGCAAACGCCATTGCCGATCTCGATTTTTTACGCCCCGATAAAGAGGCGTTTCTGGGCTGTCCCTCCGATAGCATCGACTACGCCGTTATGGAGCGCACTCAGCGCGGTGGGGTTATTCCCCTGGACTGTGGTTGGAGCGATGTGGGGGCCTGGTCCACCCTATGGCAGGTGTCCGAACGCGACGGTGATGGCAACGTCCTGTTGGGCGACGTCATGATCGAGGGCTGCTCCGACAGCTATCTACGCAGCGAATCACGACTCATCGCTGCGACGGGTATCAAGAATCTCATCGTTGTGGAGACCCCGGACGCCATTCTCGTTGCCGACCGCGACGAAGTGCAAAACGTCAAGCAGATTGTTAACCGCCTGAAGGCCGAGGGGCGGAGCGAGGCTTCCCTCCACCAGCGGGTTTATCGCCCCTGGGGGAGCTATGAATCCCTTATTGAGGGTGACCGTTTTCAAGTGAAACGTATTGTGGTTAATCCGGGGCAGACCTTGTCCCTGCAGATGCATCATCATCGTGCGGAGCACTGGATTGTGGTGCATGGCACCGCCGAGGTGACCTGTGAGGATAGGGTCTTTACCCTGGTGGAAGATCAGTCAACCTATATACCCCTGGGTCACAAGCATCGCCTGGCGAACCCCGGCAAAATCCCCGTGGAGCTCATTGAGGTGCAATCGGGAAGCTATTTGGGGGAGGATGACATCGTGCGTTTTGAGGATGTCTACGGACGAAGCTCCTGA
- a CDS encoding sugar nucleotide-binding protein yields the protein MDVLLIGADNPVGTALNVVFAQWGRHQGVQLTTAAARWRSERQAKKAARKDKPQAVVDLRLAWQIATGEVPQSTDIERAHWLSKACEHSAIPYLLLSSDLVFSGQGTRSLREFDAPDAFDEPGFQIIETETRVTQAAPSAIVLRTGPLFASADNNFLTRMLSHMTSERQASFDDQNVFTPVACADVARVLAAMLDQLSVGAEARGVYHYSSGDRTTEYAFAEAALAAMSQYRDCGDIVISAKDKRADENAETRFFDCSRLRDTFAIKQVPWRGFMNATVKDYIASETTEEVA from the coding sequence GTGGACGTTCTCCTTATTGGTGCGGACAATCCCGTGGGCACGGCACTTAACGTCGTTTTTGCTCAATGGGGGCGTCATCAGGGGGTGCAGCTCACTACCGCCGCGGCACGTTGGCGCAGCGAACGGCAGGCCAAGAAGGCCGCCCGGAAGGATAAACCTCAAGCAGTAGTGGACCTGCGCCTCGCCTGGCAGATCGCCACGGGAGAAGTCCCCCAGTCCACGGATATCGAGCGCGCCCATTGGCTGTCAAAAGCCTGCGAGCACAGCGCAATACCGTATCTGCTCCTTTCCAGTGATCTTGTGTTTTCGGGGCAGGGCACCCGGAGCCTGCGGGAATTCGATGCGCCTGATGCCTTTGACGAGCCCGGCTTTCAGATTATCGAGACAGAGACGCGGGTCACTCAGGCCGCGCCCTCAGCGATTGTCTTGCGGACGGGGCCCCTGTTTGCGAGTGCTGACAATAATTTTCTGACGCGGATGCTGTCCCACATGACCAGCGAGCGTCAGGCCAGTTTCGATGATCAGAATGTTTTTACACCGGTTGCCTGTGCTGACGTGGCGCGGGTCCTCGCGGCAATGCTCGATCAGCTGAGCGTCGGAGCAGAGGCAAGAGGTGTCTATCACTATAGTTCCGGTGACCGCACCACGGAGTACGCCTTTGCAGAGGCGGCGCTGGCTGCCATGAGTCAGTATCGCGACTGTGGTGACATTGTTATTAGCGCTAAAGACAAGCGTGCGGACGAGAATGCCGAAACACGGTTTTTTGACTGTAGTCGATTGCGTGACACTTTCGCCATCAAGCAGGTGCCCTGGCGTGGCTTCATGAACGCCACGGTGAAAGATTACATCGCCAGCGAAACAACAGAGGAGGTGGCTTGA
- a CDS encoding phosphomannomutase/phosphoglucomutase has translation MDEITCFKAYDVRGRVPDQLNEDIARRIGCAYAEVIKPKKVVVGHDIRLSSPAIKAALTEGLLSQGVDVYDIGLCGTEEIYFATHHADMDGGIAVTASHNPKDYNGMKFVREGSKPISGDTGLFDIKALAEQNRFTDADLRGELRPLDTEQAYVAHLLSYVDLPGLKPLKIVVEAGNGGAGKVVDLLEPHLPFEFIKLHHAPDGNFPNGVPNPMLEENREPVIAAVKAHNADLGIAWDGDFDRCFFFDAQGRFVEGYYLVGLLAEAFLKRHPGEPVVHDPRLTWNTRAVVEELGGRAVQSKTGHAFIKERMRLENAIYGGEMSAHHYFRDFAYCDSGMIPWLLVADLISSRDQSLAAMVEERMAAFPCSGEINRSIEDPGAVLSMIQERYADSALQFETVDGLSFEFADWRFNLRRSNTEPLVRLNVESRGDVPLMEEKTRELLAIIDAA, from the coding sequence ATGGACGAAATTACCTGCTTCAAAGCCTATGACGTTCGGGGTCGGGTTCCTGATCAGCTCAATGAGGACATTGCCCGGCGCATTGGTTGCGCCTACGCGGAAGTGATAAAGCCCAAAAAGGTGGTGGTGGGTCACGACATACGTCTCAGCAGTCCCGCAATCAAGGCGGCATTGACCGAGGGTCTTCTGTCCCAGGGCGTCGACGTTTACGACATCGGTTTATGTGGTACGGAAGAAATTTACTTTGCCACGCACCATGCGGACATGGATGGGGGTATTGCGGTCACCGCAAGCCACAACCCCAAGGACTACAACGGCATGAAGTTTGTGCGCGAGGGGTCGAAGCCCATCTCGGGTGATACGGGGCTTTTTGACATCAAGGCCCTCGCAGAGCAGAACCGTTTTACGGACGCAGACCTTAGGGGAGAACTGCGGCCACTGGATACAGAGCAGGCCTATGTGGCTCACCTATTGAGCTATGTCGATCTTCCCGGGTTAAAGCCTCTGAAAATCGTTGTGGAAGCCGGAAATGGCGGCGCGGGTAAGGTGGTGGACCTCCTGGAGCCTCATCTGCCCTTTGAGTTTATTAAATTACACCACGCACCCGATGGGAACTTCCCCAATGGCGTGCCCAACCCCATGCTTGAGGAGAACCGTGAGCCGGTCATTGCTGCCGTAAAAGCGCACAATGCTGATCTGGGTATTGCCTGGGATGGGGACTTTGATCGCTGTTTTTTCTTTGATGCCCAGGGCCGCTTCGTCGAGGGGTATTACCTTGTGGGGCTGTTGGCGGAGGCATTTCTGAAACGCCACCCCGGAGAGCCCGTGGTCCATGATCCCCGTCTCACCTGGAACACCCGTGCCGTCGTCGAGGAGCTTGGCGGCCGGGCGGTGCAGAGTAAGACGGGGCACGCCTTTATCAAGGAGCGGATGCGTCTGGAGAATGCGATCTACGGCGGTGAGATGAGCGCCCATCATTACTTCCGCGACTTCGCCTACTGTGACAGCGGAATGATTCCCTGGCTTCTCGTGGCGGATCTCATCAGCTCGCGGGATCAGTCCCTCGCCGCAATGGTGGAGGAGCGTATGGCGGCCTTTCCCTGTAGCGGTGAGATCAACCGCTCCATCGAGGATCCTGGGGCGGTGCTCTCGATGATTCAGGAGCGCTACGCGGATTCCGCGCTGCAGTTTGAGACCGTGGACGGGCTAAGCTTCGAGTTTGCAGACTGGCGCTTTAATCTTCGACGGTCGAACACTGAGCCTTTGGTGCGCTTGAATGTTGAGTCGAGAGGGGATGTCCCGCTCATGGAAGAAAAAACCCGGGAGCTTCTGGCTATCATCGATGCCGCCTGA
- the fabB gene encoding beta-ketoacyl-ACP synthase I, with protein MGRRVVVTGLGIVSCLGNDAETVTQALHDGRSGISTNQAQIDAGMRSHVAGAPDIDFKEHIDRKQLRFMGAAAAYAYIAMQRCIADAGLSDSEISNDRTGIIAGSGGASSASQTEAADILRERGLRRVGPYRVTQTMGSTVSACLATPFKIRGVNYSISSACSTSAHCIGNAMEQIQLGKQDRVFAGGGEELHWTMSSLFDAMGALSTKYNDTPEKASRAYDADRDGFVIAGGGGMVVLEALEVAQARGAKIYAELVGYGATSDGYDMVAPSGEGAVRCMQQALATVEGPIDYINAHGTSTPAGDIQELKAVREAFSDKGYTPVIGSTKSLSGHSLGAAGVQEAIYSLLMQKAGFIAASANIENLDPEAEGMPIARERHDNQELQRVMSNSFGFGGTNASLVFQAFKD; from the coding sequence ATGGGACGACGAGTCGTTGTCACCGGTCTGGGGATCGTGTCCTGCCTCGGCAATGACGCAGAGACGGTAACTCAGGCGCTTCACGATGGACGTTCGGGCATCAGCACTAACCAGGCCCAGATCGATGCTGGCATGCGCTCCCACGTCGCGGGTGCTCCGGACATAGACTTTAAAGAACATATCGATCGCAAGCAGCTTCGTTTTATGGGTGCTGCAGCGGCTTACGCCTACATAGCGATGCAGCGATGCATCGCCGATGCCGGCCTGAGTGACAGTGAAATATCTAACGACCGGACGGGCATTATCGCCGGCTCCGGCGGCGCCTCCTCCGCCAGCCAGACCGAGGCTGCCGACATCCTGCGCGAGCGGGGCCTGCGCCGGGTGGGACCCTACCGGGTGACCCAGACCATGGGGAGCACCGTCTCCGCCTGTCTCGCCACCCCCTTCAAGATACGTGGTGTGAACTACTCGATATCGTCGGCCTGCTCCACCAGTGCTCATTGCATTGGCAATGCCATGGAGCAGATTCAGCTGGGTAAGCAGGACCGTGTGTTTGCGGGCGGTGGTGAAGAGCTTCACTGGACCATGAGCAGTCTTTTTGACGCCATGGGTGCCCTCTCGACCAAGTATAACGACACACCGGAGAAGGCTTCCCGCGCCTACGATGCGGACCGCGATGGCTTTGTGATCGCCGGCGGCGGCGGCATGGTGGTACTTGAGGCACTGGAGGTCGCCCAGGCCCGCGGCGCGAAAATCTACGCAGAACTCGTTGGTTACGGCGCAACATCCGATGGTTACGATATGGTCGCACCCTCCGGGGAAGGCGCCGTTCGATGCATGCAACAGGCACTAGCAACCGTGGAAGGCCCCATCGACTACATCAACGCCCACGGCACCAGCACACCCGCAGGCGATATTCAGGAGCTCAAAGCGGTGCGGGAAGCCTTTTCGGATAAGGGTTACACACCGGTAATCGGTTCCACGAAGTCCCTGTCGGGACACTCCCTCGGCGCAGCCGGGGTCCAGGAGGCGATCTACAGTCTGTTGATGCAGAAAGCGGGCTTTATCGCGGCCTCGGCAAACATCGAAAATCTCGACCCGGAGGCTGAGGGCATGCCCATTGCGCGGGAGCGTCACGACAACCAGGAGCTTCAGCGGGTAATGTCCAATAGTTTTGGCTTCGGGGGCACCAACGCGTCCCTGGTTTTTCAGGCCTTTAAGGACTGA
- the moaB gene encoding molybdenum cofactor biosynthesis protein B — MPSKPSDSAANEPVPLGIAVLTVSDTRGPENDTSGDFLAEAALEAGHQLVQRALTPDDIYAIRAVLSQWIADASVQAILVTGGTGFAGRDSTPEAVSPLFDKTIEGFGEVFRGLSLAEIGSSTVQSRALGGLANRTAIFCMPGSTGACRTAWNGILKDQLDSRHRPCNFVGVLNNL; from the coding sequence ATGCCATCCAAACCATCAGATTCCGCAGCAAATGAGCCTGTTCCCCTCGGCATCGCCGTCCTCACCGTGTCAGATACCCGAGGGCCGGAAAACGATACCTCGGGGGATTTTCTCGCAGAGGCGGCCCTGGAGGCGGGACATCAGCTTGTTCAGCGCGCTTTAACGCCTGATGATATCTACGCCATCCGGGCGGTGCTCTCCCAATGGATTGCTGACGCCAGCGTGCAGGCGATTCTGGTAACGGGGGGCACCGGCTTTGCAGGGAGGGACTCAACCCCGGAGGCGGTATCTCCTCTTTTTGATAAGACCATCGAGGGCTTCGGTGAGGTGTTTCGTGGCCTGTCTCTCGCCGAGATCGGTTCCTCTACGGTGCAGTCCAGGGCCCTCGGGGGTTTGGCAAATCGCACCGCCATATTCTGCATGCCCGGATCCACGGGCGCCTGCCGGACCGCCTGGAACGGCATTTTGAAGGATCAGCTGGACAGCCGTCACCGCCCCTGCAATTTTGTGGGCGTGCTCAACAATCTCTGA
- the fabA gene encoding 3-hydroxyacyl-[acyl-carrier-protein] dehydratase FabA, translating to MNPQSSYAKDELIACGHGDLFGPGNAQLPVGNMLMLDRITHISSEGGAHDKGQIIAELDIHPDLWFFDCHFPGDPVMPGCLGLDAMWQLVGFFLGWRGNPGRGRALGSGEVKFTGQILPSASKVTYNIDIKRVIERKLVMGIANGTVSVDGKDIYHASDLRVGLFQSTESF from the coding sequence ATGAATCCTCAATCGAGCTATGCGAAAGACGAACTTATTGCCTGTGGCCACGGCGATTTGTTTGGTCCGGGGAATGCTCAGCTGCCCGTGGGCAATATGCTCATGCTCGATCGGATCACGCACATCAGCTCCGAGGGCGGTGCCCACGATAAGGGTCAGATTATTGCCGAGCTGGATATACACCCGGATCTCTGGTTTTTTGACTGTCATTTCCCGGGGGACCCCGTGATGCCCGGCTGCCTCGGACTCGATGCCATGTGGCAATTGGTGGGGTTCTTTCTGGGCTGGCGGGGCAACCCCGGTCGCGGACGGGCTTTGGGCTCCGGTGAGGTAAAATTCACAGGGCAGATCCTGCCATCGGCTTCGAAAGTGACCTACAACATAGACATTAAACGCGTCATCGAGCGAAAGCTGGTGATGGGTATCGCAAACGGTACCGTCAGCGTAGACGGAAAAGACATCTATCACGCCTCTGATCTTCGCGTCGGGCTATTCCAATCGACGGAGAGCTTTTAA
- a CDS encoding polyprenyl synthetase family protein → MQEVRAVVSKELDAVNAVIIEQLRSDVEMVENVGQYIVDAGGKRLRPVLVLLSSAALGSISELQIRFAAVVEFIHTATLLHDDVVDVSELRRGRPTANSAFGNASSVLVGDFLYTRAFQLMVTLGNHDVLKMMADTTNTIAAGEVLQLIRAGDSSTSEDQYYDVIDRKTAALFAAGCQGAALLAGADSGNVRDLNIYGRNVGIAFQIVDDLLDYQGDPEVTGKNVGDDLAEGKPTLPLIHVMREGSNAQATLVREAINAKDRERLPDIIQAVKDCGSLEYTREAAVSCRDKALGALKGFPESPAKKAMINLAALSLERSH, encoded by the coding sequence ATGCAAGAAGTCCGCGCCGTTGTCAGCAAAGAGCTAGACGCGGTCAACGCTGTGATCATCGAACAGTTACGCTCCGACGTCGAGATGGTCGAAAATGTCGGGCAGTACATCGTTGACGCCGGCGGGAAGCGGCTACGCCCGGTGCTGGTACTCCTCTCCTCGGCGGCCCTGGGATCCATCAGCGAACTGCAGATCCGCTTCGCAGCCGTGGTGGAGTTTATTCACACCGCGACCCTCCTCCACGACGACGTAGTAGACGTATCCGAACTCCGCCGGGGACGGCCCACCGCCAACAGTGCCTTCGGCAACGCTTCCAGCGTTCTTGTGGGCGACTTCCTCTATACCCGGGCATTTCAGTTAATGGTGACCCTGGGTAATCACGATGTCCTGAAGATGATGGCAGACACTACAAACACCATCGCCGCGGGAGAAGTACTGCAGCTTATCCGTGCGGGAGACTCCTCCACCAGCGAAGATCAGTACTACGACGTCATCGACCGGAAAACAGCGGCGCTCTTTGCTGCAGGATGTCAAGGTGCCGCACTCCTCGCCGGTGCAGATTCAGGAAATGTCCGGGACCTCAATATCTACGGCCGCAATGTCGGTATCGCCTTTCAGATTGTCGATGATCTTCTGGATTATCAGGGAGACCCCGAAGTCACGGGCAAGAACGTCGGCGATGATCTCGCGGAAGGCAAGCCCACGCTTCCTTTGATTCACGTGATGCGCGAGGGCAGCAACGCTCAGGCCACCCTGGTACGCGAGGCGATCAACGCCAAAGACAGAGAGCGGCTGCCCGACATCATTCAGGCCGTAAAGGACTGCGGAAGCCTCGAATACACCCGCGAAGCAGCCGTAAGCTGCCGGGATAAAGCCCTGGGCGCCCTGAAGGGTTTTCCGGAGTCACCGGCAAAGAAAGCGATGATTAATCTCGCCGCCCTTTCCCTGGAGCGCTCGCACTAA